One genomic region from Dehalococcoidales bacterium encodes:
- a CDS encoding MFS transporter: MAEEDQREPYQQRYRWVMLALLWLQYATFGLVSRSISPLVSLILSDLSISYSQMGLILGSWQLTYIVASLFAGTIIDKWGVRQSLFFGTVVMSLSAVLRYFSGSFGSFLLVVALFGIGGPLISIGCPKTIAVWFRGKSRGTAVGIYTTGPWIGGLIAFTLTNSVVMPLTGYSWRLTFVSYGLLGFIFALLWLLLARDTRAADTENPNMVQLFARLIKTRNVQVILAAGLLSFAIIHGFTNWLPDILESGGLSPAEAGFTASLPLFASIPAVLVIPRVVPAYLRKSVLALLALTAALALMVSVMTSGLLMYAGLVLFGIAGSTLLPLLMLVLMETPEVGSRYMGSAGGMFFCVAEVGGFSGPLLMGALVDIMGTYRGGVVFLASLGLVIFAISFLLNTRTVAAADEP; the protein is encoded by the coding sequence GTGGCAGAAGAAGATCAAAGAGAACCTTACCAGCAGCGTTACCGCTGGGTTATGCTTGCCCTTTTATGGCTTCAGTATGCTACTTTCGGGCTGGTATCCCGCTCCATATCGCCTCTGGTCAGCCTGATTCTCAGCGACCTCAGCATATCATACAGCCAGATGGGGCTTATCCTGGGCTCCTGGCAGCTGACCTACATAGTAGCTTCTTTGTTTGCCGGTACGATAATTGATAAGTGGGGTGTGCGCCAGTCTCTTTTCTTCGGCACCGTGGTTATGAGCTTATCGGCGGTCTTACGTTATTTCTCCGGTAGCTTCGGCAGCTTTTTACTGGTGGTGGCGTTATTCGGCATCGGCGGTCCGCTGATATCTATCGGGTGTCCCAAGACTATCGCCGTGTGGTTCAGGGGGAAGAGCCGGGGTACCGCGGTGGGGATTTATACCACCGGGCCCTGGATAGGAGGGTTAATCGCTTTCACTTTAACCAACAGCGTGGTTATGCCGCTGACCGGCTATAGCTGGAGACTCACTTTTGTCAGCTACGGTCTGCTGGGTTTCATCTTCGCCCTGCTCTGGCTGCTGCTGGCCAGAGATACCAGAGCGGCGGATACAGAAAACCCTAATATGGTTCAGCTTTTTGCCAGGCTAATCAAGACGCGGAACGTGCAGGTCATCCTGGCAGCCGGACTCCTGTCCTTCGCTATTATACACGGCTTCACTAACTGGCTTCCCGACATTCTGGAAAGCGGCGGGCTTTCTCCCGCAGAGGCCGGGTTTACGGCTTCGCTGCCTCTTTTTGCCAGCATACCGGCGGTTCTGGTTATCCCCCGGGTGGTACCGGCTTATCTCCGGAAGTCTGTCCTCGCCCTGCTGGCTTTAACGGCGGCGCTGGCTCTCATGGTATCAGTGATGACATCGGGTTTGTTGATGTATGCCGGACTGGTGTTATTCGGCATTGCCGGTTCTACCTTGCTTCCCCTGTTAATGCTGGTGCTGATGGAAACTCCTGAGGTCGGCTCGCGGTATATGGGCTCGGCGGGAGGGATGTTCTTCTGTGTTGCTGAGGTCGGTGGTTTTAGCGGGCCGTTATTAATGGGGGCTCTGGTTGATATTATGGGGACTTACCGGGGTGGGGTTGTTTTTCTGGCAAGTCT